The following DNA comes from Halorhabdus tiamatea SARL4B.
AGCCTCGTCATTTCTTACGCCGGGGTAATGACACAGGTGGTAGCAACCACGACCGGACTGTATCCCCTGCCGGACTGGGCGAAAGACGATCTCGCAGAGCTGAAAGGGCACCAGCGCAGCGATCTCATCGACGGCTCGGAAGGCGAGGCGGTCGTCTCCGCCTACGAGACTGCGCGTGAGGAGGTCGTCGACGTCCAACAGGCCGCCGGACTCGACCGGATCGTCGAGGGGCAGTTGCGGTGGGACGACATGATCGCCCATCCCCTCGCCGTCCACGACGCCGTCGAGACCCGTGGGATCGTCCGGTATTACGACAACAACAACTTCTATCGAGAGCCAGTCGTCGAAGGCGAACTCACGCCCGACGGCGACGTCGGCGCGGAACTCGACGCCGCGGCCGAATTCGTCGACGATGGCCTTCAGGCCGTTCTCCCCGGCCCGTACTCGCTTGCCGACCTCGCTACAGACGACTACTACGGCGACGAGGATGCTTTCCTCAACGCTATCGCGGACTTTCTCGCCGCGGAGACCGACGCGTTCCCCGAGGTCGAGACGCTGTTCCTCCTCGAACCGTCGCTCGTGACCGACTCGCCGGCTGACGGCGGCGAACGTGCCAGCGAGGCGATCGACACTGTCGCCGAGGCGGCCGACGCTGACGTCGTCGTCCAGACGTACTGGGGCGCACTCGAGGAGAAAGTCTACGCGTATCTGCTCGACGCCGGGATCGACGCCGTCGGCTACGACCTCGTCTCCGATCACGAGCAGGCGATCTACAACAGCAACGAGTACGGCACGACCGACGACGTAGCACTTGGGCTGGTCGACGGCCAGAACACGCTCGTCGAGACGCCTGCAGAGATCCGCGAGCGCATCGAGTGGTTCCTCGAGCAGACGACCAACGACTTCGAGACGGTGTACGCGACGCCGAACACCGAACTGTTCTACCTGCCGGTCAACAAGTTCGAGGCCAAACTCGAATCGCTTGCCGAGGCGGCGACCGAGGAGGTGAACCTATGAGCGATACACGCGAACAGTTCCGACCGACGGATCACGACACCGACCACTTCCTGCTGACGACCGTCGTCGGCTCCTATCCGAAACCGGAGTGGCACGATCACGCCCGCGACCTGCACGAAGCCGAAGACACTGGATTCGACGACGAGGACTGGGAAGAGGCCAAAGACGACGCCTCACGGCTCATCACCCGGGAACACGAACGCGCGGGGATGGACGTCGTCACCGACGGCGAGATGCGGCGCAACGAGATGGTCGAGTACTTCGCCCACCGGATCGACGGCTACGAGTTCAACGGCCGCGTGAAGGTCTGGGGACACAACTACTTCGACAAGCCAAGCGTCGTCGACCCCGTCGAGTACGGCGAGTCCTGGCTCGTCGAGGAGTTCGAGTTCATCGACGAGGTCGCTGACGCGCCGGTGAAAGTTCCGATCACCGGACCCTATACCCTCGCGTCCTGGAGTTTCAACGAGGCCTACGACTCTGAGGCCGAACTCGCCTACGACCTCGCGGACCTCGTCAACGAGGAGATTGAGGCCTTGGTCGAGGCCGGGGCCCGGTACATCCAGATCGACGAACCCGCCCTGGCGACGACGCCCGACGACCACGCCATCGTGGGAGAAGCGCTTGAACACATCGTTGAAGACGTACCCGACGACGTTCGCCTCGGACTACACGTCTGTTACGGTGACTACTCCCGGATCTACCCTGAGATTCTGGATTTCCCCGTCGAGGAGTTCGACCTCGAACTCGCCAACGGTGACTTCGAACAGATCGACGTGTTCAAAGAACCCGAATTCACCAAGGACCTCGCGCTCGGCGTCGTCGACGTCCACGACGCCGAGGTCGAGTCCGTCGAAGAGATCAAAGACAACATCAAGAAGGGCCTGGAGGTCGTCCCGCCCGAGCGACTGACTGTCTCGCCCGACTGCGGACTGAAGCTCCTCCCGCGAGAGGTCGCCTACGAGAAGATGGACAACCTCACGACCGCCGCACGCGAGGTCGAGGCCGAACTCGACGCCGGCGAGATCGACGTGCCGGCCAGCGAATAACGACTCACTCAGTCTTTCTCGAACGCTTCGATCGCCCGCTCCCCGATTTCGATGACGTCACGCGGAAGTCGGTCGCTCGCCGCTTGGAGGTCGGCCGGCGAGAACCACTCCCAGGCGTCGGCGGGCGCTTCGCCGTCCGCGGGATCGAGTTCTCGACCCTCCAGTTCGCCGTAGAAGATGAAATCGACGTGCTGGTGACCGACTTGGCCATCGTGGACGTTGATGTCTTCGAGCAAGAAGTGCTGGGGCTGTGGGATACTCTCGACCGTCGACGATGAGATGTTCTCTTGTGGTGCAAAAAGATCGACGTCGAGGCCGAGTTCCTCTCTCGTCTCTCGTTTCGCTGCGACGTGGGGGAGTTCGTCGCGGTCGATGTGACCGCCGGGCGGGAGCCACATGTCCAATTTCTCGTGGTCGTGTAGTGCCGTCTCGCCGTCGTGGACGACGTACACCGTCGCGACGAAATGACGCGTCGTCTCCATGGGCCCCCTCGGGAACGGCCCGGAGTTGAACCTGCCGAAACTGGCGAATTGCGAAAAGCTGACTCTCTGACCGCCCTCAGGCCGTCCGGATGTCCTGCTTTGCTTCCAAGAGTTCGTGATACCGGTTGCGGATTGTGACCTCGGAGATGTTCGCGACCTCGCTGACCTCGTTCTGGGTCACTTTCTCGTTTGCCAGCAGCGAGGCGGCGTAGATCGCCGCAGCGGCGAGGCCGACCGGGCTCTTTCCTGAGTGGACGCCCTCCCGCTTTGCGTTCTCGAGCAGGTCGCGGGCGTGGCGTTCGGCTTCCTCGCTCAGATCGAGGTCTGAGGCGAACCGCGGGACGTAACTCGTCGGATCGGCCGGCTTGACTTCGAGGTTGAGCTCGCGGACGACGTAGCGGTACGTCCGGGCGACCTCGTCTTTCTCGACGCGGGAGACGTTGTCAATCTCGTCTAAGCTACGGGGATTGCCGGCCTGGCGGGCGGCCGCATACAGCGATGCGGTCGAGACACCTTCGATGGAGCGCCCCGGCAGGAGGTTCTCGTCGAGTGCTCGCCGGTAGATGACGCTTGCAGTCTCACGGACGTTCTCGGGGAGTCCCAGCGCCGAGGCCATCCGGTCGATCTCGCCTAAGGCCTGCTTGAGGTTGCGTTCCTTCGAATCGCGCGTGCGGAAACGCTCGTTCCAGGTCCGGAGGCGCTGCATCTTCTCGCGCTGACGGCTGGACAGCGAGTTTCCGTAGGCGTCCTTGTTCTGCCAGCCGATGTTCGTCGAGAGGCCCTTGTCGTGCATCATGTTCGTCGTCGGTGCACCGACACGGGACTTCTGGTCTTTCTCCTTGGCGTCGAAGGCGCGCCATTCCGGACCCGGATCGATCTCGTCCTCCTCGACGACGAGCCCACACTCCGCACAGACGGTCTCTCCGCGTTCCGAGTCCGTTACCAGGTCGCCACCACACTCCGGACAGACGTGGGTCTCTGTCTCTTCCTCGGTGGTAGTCTCTCGCTGATTCGTTCGCTCGTGGCTTCTGAGGGTGGTATCTGACATTGGTTGCTGACGTGACGGGCACGGTGCCCGAAGAACACTGTCACTCGACGTATGGTATTTTCCCGGAGAACTTAAATTCTTTGGTCGGCCAAAACCTCGCGTTCGTGGAAGCAAAAACCGTGCCGGGGGGTTTCGAAACCCTTAGTGGCAATCCCACACGAGTACGGCCATGAGCGAATCGGCCGTCGACCCCGACGAGGTCGCACACGTCGCGGAACTCGCGAGGGTGAATTTAGATCCCGGCGAGCGCGAGCGCTTCACCGAGCAGTTCGCCGACATCCTCGCCTCGTTCGAGACGCTCGACGAGGTTCCCGAAGTCGACCCCGAAACCGAGTTGACCAACGTCATGCGTCCCGACGAGGTCGAGGCGAGTCTCGGCCAGGACGAAGCACTCGAGAACGCCCCGGAAAGCGAGGACGGGTTCTTCAAGGGCCCACGCGTCTCATGAGCTACAACGTCTACATCACCGAGGCGACGATCGACGGAGCGGGGGACGAAGACAGCCCACTCGCGGGCCGAACGGTCGCCGTCAAGGACAATATTTCGACCGAGGGGGTCCGTACGACCGCTGGCTCGGCCATGCTCGACGAGT
Coding sequences within:
- a CDS encoding methionine synthase, producing the protein MSDTREQFRPTDHDTDHFLLTTVVGSYPKPEWHDHARDLHEAEDTGFDDEDWEEAKDDASRLITREHERAGMDVVTDGEMRRNEMVEYFAHRIDGYEFNGRVKVWGHNYFDKPSVVDPVEYGESWLVEEFEFIDEVADAPVKVPITGPYTLASWSFNEAYDSEAELAYDLADLVNEEIEALVEAGARYIQIDEPALATTPDDHAIVGEALEHIVEDVPDDVRLGLHVCYGDYSRIYPEILDFPVEEFDLELANGDFEQIDVFKEPEFTKDLALGVVDVHDAEVESVEEIKDNIKKGLEVVPPERLTVSPDCGLKLLPREVAYEKMDNLTTAAREVEAELDAGEIDVPASE
- a CDS encoding NUDIX hydrolase, with amino-acid sequence METTRHFVATVYVVHDGETALHDHEKLDMWLPPGGHIDRDELPHVAAKRETREELGLDVDLFAPQENISSSTVESIPQPQHFLLEDINVHDGQVGHQHVDFIFYGELEGRELDPADGEAPADAWEWFSPADLQAASDRLPRDVIEIGERAIEAFEKD
- a CDS encoding transcription initiation factor IIB, yielding MSDTTLRSHERTNQRETTTEEETETHVCPECGGDLVTDSERGETVCAECGLVVEEDEIDPGPEWRAFDAKEKDQKSRVGAPTTNMMHDKGLSTNIGWQNKDAYGNSLSSRQREKMQRLRTWNERFRTRDSKERNLKQALGEIDRMASALGLPENVRETASVIYRRALDENLLPGRSIEGVSTASLYAAARQAGNPRSLDEIDNVSRVEKDEVARTYRYVVRELNLEVKPADPTSYVPRFASDLDLSEEAERHARDLLENAKREGVHSGKSPVGLAAAAIYAASLLANEKVTQNEVSEVANISEVTIRNRYHELLEAKQDIRTA
- the gatC gene encoding Asp-tRNA(Asn)/Glu-tRNA(Gln) amidotransferase subunit GatC; amino-acid sequence: MSESAVDPDEVAHVAELARVNLDPGERERFTEQFADILASFETLDEVPEVDPETELTNVMRPDEVEASLGQDEALENAPESEDGFFKGPRVS